The Neisseria sicca genome includes a window with the following:
- a CDS encoding YdgA family protein, protein MKKYLIPVAAVAVAAVLGTPYYLGIKAEESLTAQQKLLQESGFLTVESHQYERGWFSATETTVIRLKPTLLQNTQKYLPDNLKTILQEPITVINHISHGPFAGDIGTQAHIETEFKYHPETEKALSRFFGKQTPVTMSNTIYFSGSGKLDLSIPAFDYEELSGIKLNWKGLSGHTDYKKDFQSYSHDYLAPSLQVKLADKGDISLENLHFQSETTSGLNKLSLGKSSTTLDKFLLQWKDNIDYNIKLNELVNLVTNLQIGAFINPTGSIPPSKIEVSKLKFETDTHEADKFINSEGRFQFQDLTYGDEKYGPLDINIAAEHLDASGLLALKNKFAEIADKKMSEEEIQNSLIQTAKNEASSLFTNNPILNVKTFKFTMPQGDVDVSGKLLFKGLATKDLNSLSDMLKKTEAGFDMAVPQKLLEQLAISQARSIFSVNPDDEANGQAGIEDVTETLRLMVDSTIRSMADEKYLALENGTVKTKITLQNNELKLNGKVLKNDPEPDFDDTDMVSEPSHP, encoded by the coding sequence ATGAAAAAGTATCTTATCCCGGTTGCTGCCGTAGCCGTAGCAGCCGTACTTGGCACCCCCTACTACCTCGGCATCAAAGCAGAGGAAAGCCTTACCGCACAACAAAAACTCTTACAAGAATCCGGTTTTCTAACCGTAGAATCGCATCAATACGAACGCGGTTGGTTCAGCGCAACGGAAACCACCGTTATCCGCCTGAAACCTACTCTTCTTCAAAATACGCAAAAATACCTGCCCGACAACCTGAAAACCATCCTGCAAGAGCCGATTACGGTTATCAACCACATCAGCCACGGACCGTTTGCCGGCGACATAGGCACTCAGGCGCACATCGAAACCGAGTTCAAATATCACCCTGAAACTGAAAAAGCATTATCACGCTTTTTCGGTAAACAAACTCCGGTAACGATGAGCAACACCATCTATTTCAGCGGCAGCGGCAAACTGGATTTGAGTATCCCCGCTTTCGATTACGAAGAGCTTTCCGGCATCAAGCTGAACTGGAAAGGTCTGAGCGGGCATACCGACTATAAAAAAGATTTCCAAAGTTATAGCCATGACTATCTGGCTCCCTCCCTTCAAGTCAAACTGGCGGACAAGGGCGACATTTCTCTGGAAAACCTACATTTCCAATCTGAAACCACAAGCGGCCTCAACAAACTGTCTTTAGGCAAAAGCAGCACTACGCTGGATAAATTCCTGCTCCAGTGGAAAGACAACATCGATTACAACATCAAACTGAATGAATTGGTGAACTTGGTTACCAATCTGCAAATCGGTGCGTTTATCAATCCGACAGGCAGCATCCCTCCGTCAAAAATCGAAGTCAGCAAACTGAAATTTGAAACCGATACTCACGAAGCGGACAAATTCATCAACAGCGAAGGCCGCTTCCAATTTCAAGACCTGACTTACGGCGATGAAAAATACGGCCCATTGGACATCAATATTGCCGCCGAACACTTGGATGCCTCCGGCCTTCTTGCGCTGAAAAATAAATTTGCCGAAATCGCAGATAAAAAAATGAGCGAAGAAGAAATCCAAAACTCCTTGATACAGACCGCCAAGAACGAGGCTTCAAGCCTGTTTACCAATAATCCTATCTTGAATGTTAAGACCTTCAAATTCACTATGCCTCAAGGCGATGTCGATGTCAGTGGCAAACTGCTGTTTAAAGGTCTGGCAACAAAAGATTTGAACAGCCTCAGTGATATGCTGAAAAAAACCGAAGCCGGATTTGACATGGCGGTTCCCCAAAAACTGCTCGAACAACTGGCAATCAGTCAGGCACGCAGTATTTTCAGCGTCAATCCCGACGACGAGGCAAATGGGCAGGCAGGTATCGAAGACGTTACCGAAACCCTGCGCCTAATGGTGGACAGCACCATCCGCAGCATGGCGGACGAAAAATATCTGGCGCTGGAAAACGGTACAGTCAAAACCAAGATAACTTTGCAAAACAACGAATTGAAGCTTAACGGCAAAGTCCTGAAAAATGATCCTGAACCGGATTTTGATGATACGGATATGGTTTCCGAACCATCCCATCCATAA
- a CDS encoding IS30 family transposase — MSYTQLTQDERYHIQYLSRHCTIAEIAKQLNRHKSTISREIRRHRTQGQQYSAEKAQRQSRTTKQRQRKPYKLDSQLIQHIDTLIRRKLSPEQVCAYLSKHHQITLHHSTIYRYLRQDKSNGGTLWQHLRICSKPYRKRYGSTWTRGKVPNRVGIENRPAIVDQKTRIGDWEADTIIGKGQKSALLTLVERVTRYTIVCKLDSLKAEDTALAAVRALKAHKARVHTITMDNGKEFYQHTKIAKALKAETYFCRPYHSWEKGLNENTNGLIRQYFPKQTDFRNISDREIRRVQDELNHRPRKTLGYETPSVLFLNLFKPLIH, encoded by the coding sequence ATGAGCTACACACAACTGACCCAAGACGAACGATACCATATCCAATACCTGTCCCGCCACTGCACCATCGCCGAAATCGCCAAACAGCTTAACCGACACAAAAGCACCATCAGCCGCGAAATCAGACGGCACCGCACCCAAGGGCAGCAATACAGCGCCGAAAAAGCCCAGCGGCAAAGCCGGACTACCAAACAGCGCCAGCGAAAGCCCTATAAGCTCGATTCGCAACTGATTCAGCACATCGACACCCTTATCCGCCGCAAACTCAGTCCTGAACAAGTATGCGCCTACCTGAGCAAACACCACCAAATCACGCTCCACCACAGCACCATTTACCGCTACCTTCGCCAAGACAAAAGCAACGGCGGCACGTTGTGGCAACACCTCAGAATATGCAGCAAACCCTACCGCAAACGCTACGGCAGCACATGGACCAGAGGCAAAGTGCCCAACCGCGTCGGCATAGAAAACCGACCCGCTATCGTCGACCAGAAAACCCGCATCGGCGATTGGGAAGCCGACACCATCATCGGCAAAGGACAGAAAAGCGCATTACTGACCTTGGTCGAACGCGTTACCCGCTACACCATCGTCTGCAAATTGGATAGCCTCAAAGCCGAAGACACTGCTCTGGCAGCCGTTAGGGCATTAAAGGCACATAAAGCCAGAGTGCACACCATCACCATGGACAACGGCAAAGAGTTCTACCAACACACCAAAATAGCCAAAGCATTGAAGGCGGAGACTTATTTTTGCCGCCCCTACCATTCTTGGGAAAAAGGGCTGAATGAGAACACCAACGGACTCATCCGACAATATTTCCCCAAGCAAACCGATTTCCGAAACATCAGCGATCGGGAGATACGCAGGGTTCAAGATGAGTTGAACCACCGGCCAAGAAAAACACTTGGCTACGAAACGCCAAGTGTTTTATTCTTGAATCTGTTCAAACCACTGATACACTAG
- a CDS encoding MFS transporter: MNTTESNVLETPPVRPSRWLPLLLAIAIFMQMLDATILNTALPEIAKDFQVSPLNMQLAAISYTLTVALLIPLSGYLVDRFGTKNVFFGSIGIFMLGSALCAAAANLPMLVMARVIQGIGGSMLVPVPRLTILRVYDKSQLLNAINYAVMPALIGPIFGPLVGGYLVEYASWHWIFLLNLPIGLLGVLLGWRIMPDVKGKNTVLDLSGYLTFASAACLLMLAVEMVSHSGAVWFSLLLAIGGTAFALLYYRHMKTAANPIYAADLFQVRTFRLGLTGNLFSRLGISSIPFLLPLLFQVAFGFAASVSGWLVAPVAFASLAVKPLIKPLMSRFGYRNVLIWNTRFLAILIMLLALPDADTSLIVWIALLLLIGTCNSIQFSAMNTLTIADLRAHQTGSGNSLMAVNQQLAISLGIALGALILQNWSQSSFTAGNLHLSFRLTLLSIGLITLISSTIFSRLHISDGRNLTD; this comes from the coding sequence ATGAACACAACCGAATCAAACGTTTTGGAAACGCCGCCCGTCCGCCCGTCCCGCTGGCTGCCCCTGCTTTTGGCGATTGCGATTTTTATGCAGATGCTGGACGCGACGATTCTGAACACAGCCCTGCCCGAAATCGCCAAAGATTTCCAAGTATCGCCGCTCAATATGCAGCTGGCGGCGATTTCCTATACGCTGACCGTCGCCCTGCTGATTCCTTTAAGCGGCTATTTGGTGGACAGGTTCGGCACTAAAAACGTATTTTTCGGTTCAATCGGCATTTTTATGCTCGGATCGGCATTGTGTGCGGCGGCAGCCAATCTGCCCATGCTGGTGATGGCGCGGGTGATTCAGGGCATAGGCGGGTCGATGTTGGTACCCGTGCCGCGCCTGACGATTTTGCGCGTGTACGACAAATCCCAACTCTTAAACGCCATCAATTATGCCGTGATGCCCGCGCTGATCGGCCCGATATTCGGTCCTTTGGTCGGCGGCTATTTGGTGGAATACGCATCTTGGCATTGGATTTTCCTGCTGAATCTGCCGATAGGGCTGCTCGGCGTCTTGCTGGGCTGGCGGATTATGCCCGATGTCAAAGGCAAAAATACGGTTCTGGACTTGAGCGGCTACCTGACTTTCGCTTCGGCGGCGTGTCTCTTGATGTTGGCAGTGGAAATGGTGTCCCATTCTGGCGCAGTTTGGTTTTCGCTCTTGCTCGCCATCGGCGGTACGGCATTCGCCCTGCTCTACTACCGCCACATGAAAACCGCCGCCAATCCGATTTACGCGGCGGATTTGTTCCAAGTCCGCACTTTCCGACTGGGTTTGACAGGCAACCTGTTCAGCCGGCTCGGCATCAGTTCCATCCCCTTTTTGCTACCGCTATTGTTTCAAGTCGCATTCGGATTCGCCGCCAGCGTATCCGGCTGGCTGGTCGCCCCCGTCGCTTTCGCCTCGCTTGCCGTCAAACCGCTCATCAAGCCCCTGATGTCGCGCTTCGGCTACCGCAACGTGTTGATTTGGAACACGCGCTTCCTCGCGATATTGATTATGCTGCTAGCCCTACCCGATGCGGACACGTCTTTAATCGTCTGGATTGCATTGCTGCTCCTGATTGGTACTTGCAACTCCATCCAGTTCTCCGCCATGAACACCCTGACCATCGCCGACCTGCGCGCGCACCAAACCGGCAGCGGCAACAGCCTGATGGCAGTCAACCAACAACTCGCCATCAGCCTCGGCATTGCGCTCGGCGCGCTTATCCTGCAAAACTGGTCGCAAAGCAGCTTCACCGCAGGCAACCTCCACCTTTCATTTCGCCTTACCCTCCTTTCCATCGGCTTGATTACACTCATCTCCAGCACCATATTCAGCCGCCTGCACATTTCCGACGGACGCAACCTAACCGACTGA
- a CDS encoding (Fe-S)-binding protein → MSAITPPKITTFDSKPTDVYFFGTCVLDLFMPEAGMDAITLIEQQGIRVHYPMAQSCCGQPAYSSGHPTEAFDVAKAQLDLFPENWPIVVPSGSCGGMMKHHWPTLFKNTEYESKAVDCANRIIEFTHFLLAIGYKPEDKGEPVKVAVHTSCAARREMNVHISGWQLIDGMENVERIVHDHESECCGFGGTFSVKQADISGAMVTDKVAALKETGATEIISADCGCMMNIGGKIAKDEPNMPRPKHIASFLLERTGGKA, encoded by the coding sequence ATGAGCGCAATCACTCCACCCAAAATCACTACATTCGACAGCAAGCCGACCGATGTTTATTTCTTCGGCACCTGCGTCCTCGATCTTTTCATGCCCGAAGCAGGCATGGATGCCATTACTTTAATCGAGCAGCAAGGCATACGGGTTCATTACCCGATGGCGCAAAGCTGCTGCGGCCAACCCGCCTACTCTTCCGGTCATCCGACCGAGGCGTTTGATGTCGCCAAAGCGCAACTCGACCTCTTCCCCGAAAACTGGCCGATCGTCGTACCGTCCGGCTCATGCGGCGGCATGATGAAACATCACTGGCCTACCCTGTTTAAAAATACAGAATACGAATCCAAAGCGGTGGATTGTGCCAACCGCATCATTGAGTTTACTCATTTCTTGCTTGCCATCGGCTACAAGCCTGAAGACAAAGGCGAGCCGGTCAAAGTCGCCGTCCACACTTCCTGCGCCGCCCGCCGAGAAATGAATGTCCATATTTCAGGATGGCAGTTGATTGATGGCATGGAAAACGTTGAACGTATCGTTCACGATCACGAAAGCGAATGCTGCGGCTTCGGCGGTACATTCTCCGTCAAACAAGCGGATATTTCCGGCGCGATGGTAACCGACAAAGTCGCCGCGCTGAAAGAAACCGGCGCAACCGAAATCATCAGCGCGGACTGCGGCTGCATGATGAACATCGGCGGCAAAATCGCTAAGGACGAGCCGAACATGCCGCGTCCGAAACACATCGCATCCTTCTTGTTGGAACGCACCGGAGGCAAAGCATGA
- a CDS encoding L-lactate MFS transporter, translating into MKFLDREATIAKPGFNRWLVPPAALAVHLAIGQIYAYSVFNAPLTKLIGITESAAGDWKLTTVGWIFSIALAMLGASAALFGTWMERVGPRKAMFVAACCFSLGFFVSALGVSTHNLFLLYLGNGVIGGIGLGLGYIGPVSTLMKWFPDKPGMATGLAIMGFGGGAMLASPLSVSLMNAFSDDVSVGVAPTFVVLGLFYLVLMMFGAFTIRVPTEGWKPEGYVAPKTKNKLVSTNHVNVSQAMKTPQFWLLFWVLCLNVTAGIGVLGQASVMIQELFSEASVGKQAAISAGAAAGFVSLLSLFNMGGRFLWSSVSDRIGRKNTYTIFFVLGSLLYFAVPSIGESGNKALFIIGFCVIISMYGGGFAAIPAYLKDLFGTYQVGAIHGRILLAWSTAAVIGPVLVNYIRQSQIDSGVPAAQAYSVTMYIMAGLLIVGLLCNLAVKSVHEKHHETDIKTAAHSGNPDDETAVSDAYLLQEKVAAGGFSVWWRWTLVGVPLVYGVVMVFVKALGLFR; encoded by the coding sequence ATGAAATTTTTAGACCGTGAGGCGACGATTGCCAAGCCGGGTTTTAACCGTTGGCTGGTGCCGCCTGCCGCTTTGGCGGTGCATCTTGCCATCGGGCAGATTTATGCGTATTCCGTGTTTAACGCGCCGCTGACCAAGCTTATCGGCATTACCGAATCCGCAGCCGGGGATTGGAAGCTGACGACTGTGGGCTGGATTTTCAGTATCGCGCTGGCTATGCTGGGCGCGTCTGCCGCGTTGTTCGGCACTTGGATGGAGCGTGTCGGACCGCGCAAGGCGATGTTTGTTGCGGCGTGCTGTTTCAGCTTGGGTTTTTTTGTGTCGGCACTCGGCGTCAGTACGCATAATCTGTTTCTTCTGTATTTGGGCAACGGCGTGATCGGCGGCATCGGCTTGGGGCTGGGCTATATCGGCCCGGTGTCCACTTTAATGAAGTGGTTTCCCGACAAACCGGGCATGGCGACGGGTTTGGCGATTATGGGATTTGGCGGCGGTGCGATGCTTGCTTCGCCTTTGTCCGTATCGTTGATGAATGCGTTTTCAGACGACGTTTCGGTCGGTGTCGCGCCGACTTTTGTTGTGTTGGGACTGTTTTACCTCGTGTTGATGATGTTCGGCGCATTCACCATCCGCGTGCCGACGGAGGGTTGGAAGCCTGAAGGCTATGTCGCGCCTAAAACTAAAAACAAACTGGTCAGCACCAATCATGTTAATGTTTCCCAAGCGATGAAAACGCCGCAATTTTGGCTGTTGTTTTGGGTGTTGTGCCTGAATGTAACTGCCGGTATCGGCGTTTTGGGGCAGGCTTCGGTCATGATTCAGGAGCTGTTTTCAGAAGCGTCGGTCGGTAAACAAGCGGCAATCAGCGCGGGGGCGGCGGCAGGTTTCGTCAGCCTTTTGAGTTTGTTCAATATGGGCGGACGGTTTTTGTGGTCCAGCGTTTCCGACAGAATCGGACGTAAAAATACCTACACCATCTTTTTTGTACTCGGCTCGCTGCTGTATTTTGCTGTTCCGTCCATTGGCGAGAGCGGAAACAAGGCTTTGTTTATTATTGGATTTTGCGTCATCATTTCCATGTATGGCGGCGGTTTTGCCGCGATTCCGGCTTATTTGAAAGACTTGTTCGGCACTTATCAGGTCGGCGCGATTCACGGGCGTATTTTACTGGCTTGGTCAACCGCTGCCGTGATCGGTCCGGTCTTGGTGAACTACATCCGCCAAAGCCAAATCGACAGCGGTGTTCCTGCCGCGCAGGCATACAGTGTAACCATGTATATCATGGCAGGATTGTTGATTGTCGGTTTGCTGTGTAACCTTGCCGTCAAGTCCGTCCATGAAAAACACCACGAAACCGACATCAAAACAGCGGCGCACAGTGGTAACCCCGATGACGAAACTGCTGTTTCCGATGCCTACTTGTTGCAGGAAAAAGTCGCGGCAGGCGGTTTTTCGGTTTGGTGGCGTTGGACTTTGGTCGGCGTCCCGCTGGTTTACGGCGTGGTGATGGTGTTCGTTAAGGCATTGGGGTTGTTCCGTTAA